A stretch of DNA from Brevibacterium sp. CBA3109:
CCACGATCTTTCGTGCGAAGTCCTCACCCTCCTCGCTGCGCCCGGCGTGGACCGACAGTGCACCGCAGCATCCCTGCGACTGGGGCACCACGACCTCGCAGCCCTCCATATTGAGCACGCGCACCGTCGCGGCGTTGACCTGGGGGTAGAAGGTTCGCTGCACACATCCCAGCAGCATCCCCACTCGCGACCTGACCGGCAGGCTGTCGCCTTCGGCGCTGCGAGGCGGGTTCGACGCTGGAATGGTGACTCGCTTGGTCACCGGCGGTGCGATGGCCTCCATCGTGGCCAGGGTCGGTGAGAGCTTCTCGAGGATCTTGGACTTGCGGATGAGCGAGGACAGTCCCGTCCGCTGGTAGGCCTTGAGCGGTGCCAGCAGGATGGCCAGACGGCCCGGGTACGGGAACAGTTGGAAGATCGCGGCCCGCAGCGCCACCTCGGCGCGGCTGCGATGCGCTTTTCCGTTGCGCTCGACCTGTCCGCGGGTGGCTTCGATGAGCTTGTCGTACTGAACTCCCGACGGGCAGGCAGTGACGCAGGCCATGCAGCCCAGGCAGGCGTCGAAGTGTTCGACCATGGATGCGCTCATCGGCCCGTTCTCCAGACCCTCCTGCATGAGGTAGATGCGTCCGCGCGGTGAGTCCTCCTCATTTCCCCACAGCTGGTAGGTGGGGCAGGCGGGAAGGCAGAAGCCGCAATGGACGCAGTCAGCGATGAGACTCGGATCCGGTGGGTTGAAGACATCGAAGGCCGAATGGTCAATGGTCGGCGGCGCCATTTCCATCGTGGCCTGACCCGCGGTGGCCATCGTCGCCTCCAGCGGCGTCGGCCCGGTCCCTTCGCTTGGCGTTCCGCCGCCCTGGCAGCCTCCTGCGCCACCGCAATCGCATGACATCACAGTCCTCCTATTCCACGTCCGGGTGAGAGCAGACCGTCCGGATCGAACCGGTCCTTGATGGTGGCCATGAGGCCGAACCCGGGGATCTCACCCCAGGCATCGACGTCGCCCCACACCGAGGCGGGGGCACACAGAACGGTCGCGCTCAGCTGCTTCTGGCCCCATGAGCGCAGGTGTTCGAGAACCACTCGGGTCGCAATCGTGGGATCCGAGTCAAGGGCACCGATGCCGAGGTCGAAGACGCCCATGGCGGACCCGCGCAGTTGGATCGGGTAGCCGATGGCGTCTTCGAGGTGCTCGACTTCCGAGACCAGCTGCGGGACCAGTGCCGGTGAGACTGCGGCCCGGATGGTCACCGGTGCCTGGGCTCGCCGTGACCACCAGCTGGGTCGGACACTGTGCGCGGCCCCGGGGAAGGTGTCGACGATGGTGTCGGTGCGGGACTCAACGGACTCGGGGAGTCCGTCGACCATGACCACGGTCGACGCCTGCTCACCCGGTGAACGGTCGATCTCGACGGCGGCCGGAGCCACCTGGGAGCCGATGGCCCCGAGGGCGGAATCGGCGCCCGGGATCTCGACGAATCCCTGGGCCTGGGGTTTCGGGTACAGCCGGAGTGCGGCGCTGGTGATGATCCCCAACGTCCCCCAGGACCCGGTCATGAGCTTGGCGAGGTCGTAGCCCGCGACGTTCTTCACGACCTTGCCTCCGGCCTTCGCGATCGTGCCGTCGGCGAGGACGACGGTGACCCCGAGGACGACTTCACGCAGCGGCAGGCGGCCGATGCGCCGTGGGCCCACGGCGCGGGTGGCGATGGCTCCGCCCAAGGTTGAGCCGGAGTCGGTGCGGTCGGCAGGAAAGTCCGGGAGGAGCTCCTGGTCTCCGGTGTCGGCGACTCGGTTCAGTTCGGAGATCGTGGTTCCTGCCTCGGCCACGACGATGAGGTCGCCGGGAGAGTGTTCGGTGACCTGGTTGAGACCGCCCATGTCGATGAGGAGGCCAGGGGTGTGCCCCGGC
This window harbors:
- a CDS encoding (Fe-S)-binding protein, whose amino-acid sequence is MSCDCGGAGGCQGGGTPSEGTGPTPLEATMATAGQATMEMAPPTIDHSAFDVFNPPDPSLIADCVHCGFCLPACPTYQLWGNEEDSPRGRIYLMQEGLENGPMSASMVEHFDACLGCMACVTACPSGVQYDKLIEATRGQVERNGKAHRSRAEVALRAAIFQLFPYPGRLAILLAPLKAYQRTGLSSLIRKSKILEKLSPTLATMEAIAPPVTKRVTIPASNPPRSAEGDSLPVRSRVGMLLGCVQRTFYPQVNAATVRVLNMEGCEVVVPQSQGCCGALSVHAGRSEEGEDFARKIVDTFTVAEVDYLVVNSAGCGSTMKEYADILSDDPAYAQRAKVLADKVRDVTEILVELGPSAPRHPVANGGLRVAYHDACHLSHAQGVRNPPRELLGQIPGVKLAAIKDADTCCGSAGIYNLVRPEAARELGDKKATNIAATGADIVVTGNPGCLLQVTDALRRRGEATLPSAHTIELLDASLTGAGAELLLAR
- a CDS encoding FAD-binding oxidoreductase; the encoded protein is MTQELPRIARPDSVEELSELVSRAHRDSRTIAVYGGGTALDDHPPGHTPGLLIDMGGLNQVTEHSPGDLIVVAEAGTTISELNRVADTGDQELLPDFPADRTDSGSTLGGAIATRAVGPRRIGRLPLREVVLGVTVVLADGTIAKAGGKVVKNVAGYDLAKLMTGSWGTLGIITSAALRLYPKPQAQGFVEIPGADSALGAIGSQVAPAAVEIDRSPGEQASTVVMVDGLPESVESRTDTIVDTFPGAAHSVRPSWWSRRAQAPVTIRAAVSPALVPQLVSEVEHLEDAIGYPIQLRGSAMGVFDLGIGALDSDPTIATRVVLEHLRSWGQKQLSATVLCAPASVWGDVDAWGEIPGFGLMATIKDRFDPDGLLSPGRGIGGL